One genomic window of Luteitalea pratensis includes the following:
- a CDS encoding sensor histidine kinase — translation MIPITRRMALLVTTAALVPLLIFGLVAGWTLRTTTQNSVRENHAAIAARAAETIALYLKSTEKLVKSAVSDLEGTGLTHAQQQRVLLNQVTNTPEIKVLTLYDARGVPLATSDLTPAPPAPLAHLTEAALTVLPVDLDGDQWPRTRLTLRLDEPLAPYLVAELQLEELWQVVDNVKVGMSGRAFLVDDTGRIIADGRPDGKKRIARRERIGAHPLARATTVAGASYTRAYDGVEVLAVATAPLERYGWRVIVEQPTADAFAPATRLEQQLLRFVTLALLANIAIGIAFGRSLLRPISDLLGGIRAIGEGRLDQRVHITRDDEFRLLGDAFNATADKLGELQQAAIRQERQAMFGRIAAGLVHDLSHPIQNINNNCKLVLQMHDDAEYRATFAKLVKREFSTIQRTFEDLRNLARPIPLEKFPVDAGKLMVDVVERMQAQASVAGVTVAASEVPERTLYLEGDLFALGRVLRNLVLNALQATPPGGRVWIEVDGNDDRVQVHVCDTGCGIPADRIQAVFEDFVTTKRRGLGLGLAISRKIVEQLGGSINVTSTVGEGSRFTLAFPRLSRIAGM, via the coding sequence GTGATCCCGATCACGCGACGCATGGCCCTGCTCGTGACGACCGCCGCGCTCGTTCCACTGCTGATCTTCGGTCTCGTCGCCGGCTGGACGCTGCGCACGACGACGCAGAATTCCGTGCGGGAGAACCACGCGGCCATCGCCGCCCGCGCTGCCGAGACGATCGCCCTGTACCTGAAATCCACCGAAAAGCTCGTGAAATCGGCGGTGTCGGACCTCGAAGGCACGGGGCTCACGCACGCGCAGCAGCAGCGGGTCCTGCTCAACCAGGTGACCAACACGCCCGAGATCAAGGTCCTGACGCTCTACGATGCCCGGGGCGTGCCCCTGGCCACGAGTGACCTCACGCCCGCGCCACCGGCACCGCTCGCGCATCTCACCGAGGCCGCATTGACGGTCCTGCCGGTGGACCTCGATGGGGATCAATGGCCGCGCACCCGGCTGACACTCCGGCTCGACGAGCCGCTCGCGCCCTACCTCGTGGCCGAGTTGCAGCTCGAGGAGCTGTGGCAGGTCGTCGACAACGTGAAGGTCGGCATGAGCGGCCGCGCGTTCCTGGTGGACGATACGGGGCGCATCATCGCCGATGGCCGCCCCGACGGAAAGAAGCGCATAGCACGCCGTGAACGCATCGGCGCGCACCCGCTGGCCAGGGCGACCACCGTCGCCGGTGCGAGTTACACGCGCGCCTACGATGGAGTCGAGGTGCTTGCCGTCGCGACGGCCCCGCTCGAACGCTACGGCTGGCGCGTCATCGTCGAGCAGCCCACCGCGGACGCGTTCGCGCCCGCGACACGGCTGGAACAGCAGTTGCTACGATTCGTGACCCTCGCGCTGCTCGCGAACATCGCCATCGGCATCGCGTTCGGGCGATCGCTGCTCCGGCCCATCTCGGACCTGCTCGGAGGCATCCGGGCGATCGGCGAGGGACGGTTGGATCAACGGGTGCATATCACGCGCGACGATGAGTTCCGGCTGCTTGGTGACGCATTCAACGCCACCGCCGACAAGCTCGGGGAACTGCAGCAGGCCGCGATCCGGCAGGAGCGTCAGGCGATGTTCGGCCGCATCGCCGCCGGCCTGGTGCACGACCTCTCGCATCCCATCCAGAACATCAACAACAACTGCAAGCTGGTGCTGCAGATGCACGACGACGCGGAGTACCGCGCGACGTTTGCCAAGCTCGTCAAGCGCGAATTCTCGACGATTCAGCGGACATTCGAAGACCTGCGCAACCTCGCGCGCCCAATCCCGCTCGAGAAATTCCCGGTGGACGCCGGCAAACTCATGGTTGACGTCGTCGAGCGGATGCAGGCACAGGCATCGGTCGCGGGGGTCACCGTGGCCGCGAGCGAGGTCCCGGAGCGGACGCTCTATCTCGAGGGAGACCTGTTCGCACTCGGGCGGGTGCTGCGCAACCTGGTGCTCAACGCGCTGCAGGCCACACCGCCGGGGGGGCGCGTGTGGATCGAGGTGGACGGGAACGATGATCGCGTGCAAGTGCACGTGTGCGACACGGGCTGCGGGATCCCGGCCGACCGGATTCAGGCGGTGTTCGAGGACTTCGTGACGACGAAACGGCGCGGGCTGGGACTCGGCCTCGCCATTTCGAGAAAAATCGTGGAACAGCTGGGCGGGTCGATCAACGTGACCAGCACGGTCGGTGAAGGCAGCCGTTTCACGCTGGCGTTCCCGCGGCTCAGCAGGATTGCCGGCATGTGA
- a CDS encoding HU family DNA-binding protein: protein MAQAQKMTKSALFAFFADKFEVKRTEVRDWFDELAALAEKEIKRSGEFTLPGMVKLSVRKSKARMGRNPATGEPIKIPAKTRVKATVVKAMKDAVMPRK, encoded by the coding sequence ATGGCCCAGGCCCAGAAGATGACCAAGTCGGCACTCTTTGCGTTCTTCGCTGACAAGTTCGAGGTGAAGCGCACCGAAGTGCGTGACTGGTTCGACGAACTCGCGGCGCTTGCAGAGAAGGAGATCAAGCGTTCGGGCGAGTTCACGCTCCCCGGCATGGTCAAGCTGTCGGTGCGCAAGAGCAAGGCCCGGATGGGTCGCAACCCGGCGACGGGCGAACCGATCAAGATCCCGGCCAAGACCCGTGTCAAGGCGACCGTGGTCAAGGCCATGAAGGACGCCGTCATGCCGCGCAAGTAG
- the queF gene encoding preQ(1) synthase — translation MASAGIETFPNPRPGRPYEIETRCPEFTSMCPVTGLPDFGEIRITYVPDATCIELKSLKYYLLDFRNKGVFYEALTNQILDDLVASCAPLRMTVVGDFTPRGGIRTTVTATYQKD, via the coding sequence ATGGCCAGTGCCGGCATCGAGACGTTCCCGAATCCACGACCGGGACGGCCCTACGAGATCGAGACGCGGTGCCCCGAGTTCACCTCGATGTGCCCCGTCACGGGCCTGCCGGACTTCGGCGAGATCCGCATCACCTACGTGCCTGACGCCACCTGCATCGAGCTGAAGTCGCTCAAGTACTACCTGCTCGACTTTCGCAACAAAGGTGTGTTCTACGAGGCGCTGACCAACCAGATCCTCGACGATCTCGTCGCGTCCTGTGCGCCCCTGCGCATGACCGTGGTCGGCGATTTCACGCCACGCGGCGGCATCCGTACGACGGTCACCGCCACGTATCAGAAGGATTAG
- a CDS encoding Smr/MutS family protein — protein MEDPHVVPIGPEFDLHPFAPRDIPDVVDAYLEAAHAAGLREVRLVHGRGIGVQRARVHQVLSAHSLVASFHDDPRSHLGATIVTLIE, from the coding sequence ATGGAAGATCCACACGTCGTGCCGATCGGGCCGGAGTTCGATCTCCACCCGTTCGCGCCACGCGACATCCCCGATGTGGTCGATGCCTATCTCGAGGCAGCCCACGCCGCCGGGCTGCGCGAGGTGCGCCTCGTGCACGGCCGTGGCATCGGCGTGCAACGCGCACGCGTACACCAGGTACTGAGCGCCCATTCCCTGGTCGCCTCCTTCCACGACGACCCACGCAGCCACCTGGGCGCCACCATCGTCACGCTCATCGAGTAG